ACAGGTGGTGCAGGCTTTATCGGTAGTAATTTAGTAAAAAATTTACTCAGTGACGGCCATAGTGTAACGGTGTATGATAATTTAAGCCTGGGCAAAGAAGAATTCATCAAAGAGTTTTTTGGCAGCCGGCAGTTCTGCTTCATCAAGGCTGATTTGCTTGACAGCGATCAATTGCAAAAAGCGATTAAGGGACATGAAACAGTTTTTCATTTGGCGGCTAATTCTGATATAAGTTTTGGCGCAAAATACACTGACGTTGATCTGAAACAAGGAACATTGGCCACCTACAATGTGCTGGAAACGATGCGCCTGAATACTATATCTCAAATTATTTTTGCTTCGACTTCAGCGGTCTATGGTGAGGCTAAGAAACTACCGAGCTATGAAGACGACGGCCCACTGTTTCCAATATCTTTATACGGGGCCAGTAAATTGGCATGCGAAGGAATGCTCAGCGCTTTTTGCCATAATTATGGAATGAAAGCATGGATATTCAGATTTGGAAATATAGTTGGACGAAACGGAACTCATGGAGCGCTTGTTGATTTCATTAAAAAACTTCGTACTAATCCAACCGAACTTGAAGTATTGGGTGATGGTAAACAGGCCAAGCCGTATTTGCATGTTTCAGAATGCGTCAGCGGTATGTTATATGGACATCGCAATTCTAAAGAATACATTAATTATTTTCATTTGGCATGTGATGGCGCAACCGATGTTACGACTATTGCTAAAACTGTAATTGAAGAAATGGGGCTGAAGAATGTCAATGTAAGATATACCGGCGGTGAACGCGGATGGCAGGGTGACGTTCCGCAAGTGAGACTTTCTCCTGATAAATTGGCTAAACTTGGGTGGCGAGCACAATATTCATCTGACGAAGCGGTTCGAGTGGCAGTAAAGGATTTATTAATGCAATTGTGAGATTACAGATGCAGATTGTAATTATGGCCGGAGGAATGGGTACCCGTTTAAGGCCTCTTACTTATGAAATTCCTAAACCAATGGTTGTGGTGGGTGGAAAGCCTTATTTATACTATCAATTAAAATACCTTCAAAAATTCGGTTATACCGATGTATTAATTCTGATTGGGTATTTGGGGCACTATATCCAAGACTATTTTAAAGATGGAGACGATCTTGGATTGAATATTTCCTATTCCATTGAAAATGAGCCACTGGGGACTGGTGGGGCATTAAAAGGCGCTCAATCATTACTACAAGAAGTATTTATGCTGATTTATGGGGATTCCTTCCTACCTATTGATCTGAAAAATCTTGAGAATAGTTTCAATTACTCAAGCATGGCAGGGATGGTTGTTGTATATGACAATCGAGAAAATACGGACGTAACAAGTAACATTGCTGTTGATGCACAGGACACTATTTTGAAGTATAAAAAGAATTCAAACGACCATGATCTGAATTATGTAGATGCCGGTATTTCTATTTTTAATAAGAATGTCTGTGACTTAATTCCGGATAAGAAAAAAAAATCATTGGAAGAGGAGATTTTTCCAAGCTTGGTTGAACAGCGTAAACTCTTTGCGTATATCACCAATCAGCGTTTTTATGATATTGGTAACATACAACGATTAAGTGTTTTTGAAAATTATATCACTAACCATCCGATAATGTAATGATTATTTCAAGGACTCCTTTTAGAATTAGTTTTTCAGGTGGGGGAACGGACTTGCGGGAATTTTATCAGCATGATTTTGGGGCTGTAACCAGCACGGCCATTAATAAATATATGTATATAACCGTCAACAAGCGGTTTGACCACACAATTCGAGTGAGTTACTCCAAGACCGAAATTGTTGATTCAGTGGAACAGATTCATCATCCGATCGTTCGCGAAGCGTTGAAAAAAGTAGGATTAAAGGAGGCATTGGAAATTGTATCGGTCGCCGATATTCCATCTCAAGCTGGTCTTGGGTCGTCCAGCAGTTTTACAGTAGGATTATTACATGCTTTATACGCGTATAAAGGTGAATTTATATCAGCCGAACGTCTGGCAAAAGAAGCTTGTGAGCTTGAGATTGAAGTTCTTCGCGAACCGATTGGAAAACAAGATCAATACATTGCCGCTTTCGGTGGATTACAGAATATTCGCTTTAATTCAGATGAAACTGTTTTTGTCGACCCTGTAATTTGTTCAACGGATAGGAAACAAATATTTAATTCCCATTTACTGATGTTTTATACAGGGCAGACCAGAGCGGCCTCATCTATTTTAAACGAACAAAAAAAACAAACTGTAAATAAATTTAATTTTTTAAAACAAATGCGGGATTATGCTTTTGAAATAAGCTCGATTTTAACCTCGGATCGAGATATTAGTGAAATCGGAAAGCTGCTTGATGCTTCGTGGCAATTGAAGCGTA
The bacterium DNA segment above includes these coding regions:
- a CDS encoding SDR family NAD(P)-dependent oxidoreductase; this translates as MKKFFITGGAGFIGSNLVKNLLSDGHSVTVYDNLSLGKEEFIKEFFGSRQFCFIKADLLDSDQLQKAIKGHETVFHLAANSDISFGAKYTDVDLKQGTLATYNVLETMRLNTISQIIFASTSAVYGEAKKLPSYEDDGPLFPISLYGASKLACEGMLSAFCHNYGMKAWIFRFGNIVGRNGTHGALVDFIKKLRTNPTELEVLGDGKQAKPYLHVSECVSGMLYGHRNSKEYINYFHLACDGATDVTTIAKTVIEEMGLKNVNVRYTGGERGWQGDVPQVRLSPDKLAKLGWRAQYSSDEAVRVAVKDLLMQL
- a CDS encoding GHMP kinase is translated as MIISRTPFRISFSGGGTDLREFYQHDFGAVTSTAINKYMYITVNKRFDHTIRVSYSKTEIVDSVEQIHHPIVREALKKVGLKEALEIVSVADIPSQAGLGSSSSFTVGLLHALYAYKGEFISAERLAKEACELEIEVLREPIGKQDQYIAAFGGLQNIRFNSDETVFVDPVICSTDRKQIFNSHLLMFYTGQTRAASSILNEQKKQTVNKFNFLKQMRDYAFEISSILTSDRDISEIGKLLDASWQLKRSLTETISNVDVDKIYALALQNGALGGKLLGAGGGGFILLFAEPNKQKELRQALGFLQEVIFSFEPQGSKIIYVGH